In Desulfocurvus vexinensis DSM 17965, a genomic segment contains:
- a CDS encoding MFS transporter — protein sequence MKTPLTPQQHAGLFTITATQFVLVFMLSSVAVAVPALGREFGAKAAELGLVESGYIAAVSMLLFPVTRLADMVGRGAVFFSGIALFTVVSLLLPLTTSIDAFIVLRVFQGAGGAMMVTTGLVILAELFPGQGRGRALGISSAGVYLGLSAGPWLGGLITTHLGWRWVFYLCAVPCVACLALALRHLPVRPRLARGQRFDWGGALLMALGMMLLTQGGTHFDTATGKAMLAGALLALAGFVAWEARADAPLLDLRLFAGNRPFAFACAVQFINYAATFGITFLVSLYLQIARGMSAGDAGLVLMAQPLMQAVLSPLSGSLVDRVPPHRIATLGMGAGTLAMALAALLGPEAPLPLVAGVLLLCGAGTASFATANMSVIMGSVAPTHYGVASAMTAAMRTTGMTFCLVVISVALSVALGPAAATAENAPQFMAAMHAVLWGFAALGAGGTVLCLYAPLRRAGQGQAPPAPPND from the coding sequence GTGAAAACGCCTCTCACCCCGCAGCAGCACGCGGGGCTGTTCACCATAACGGCCACGCAGTTCGTGCTGGTGTTCATGCTCTCCTCGGTGGCCGTGGCCGTGCCCGCCCTGGGCCGCGAGTTCGGCGCCAAGGCCGCCGAGCTGGGCCTTGTGGAATCGGGCTATATCGCCGCCGTGTCCATGCTGCTGTTCCCCGTGACCCGCCTGGCCGACATGGTCGGACGCGGCGCGGTGTTCTTTTCCGGCATCGCGCTGTTCACCGTGGTCAGCCTGCTGCTGCCGCTGACCACGAGCATCGACGCCTTCATCGTGCTGCGCGTATTCCAGGGCGCGGGCGGGGCGATGATGGTCACCACCGGGCTGGTCATCCTGGCCGAGCTGTTCCCGGGCCAGGGCCGGGGCCGGGCCCTGGGCATCTCCTCGGCGGGGGTCTACCTGGGCCTGTCCGCCGGGCCGTGGCTGGGCGGGCTGATCACCACCCATCTGGGCTGGCGCTGGGTCTTCTACCTGTGCGCCGTGCCCTGCGTGGCCTGCCTCGCCCTGGCCCTGCGCCATCTGCCCGTGCGCCCGCGCCTGGCGCGCGGCCAGCGCTTCGACTGGGGCGGCGCGCTGCTCATGGCCCTGGGCATGATGCTCCTGACCCAGGGCGGCACGCACTTCGACACCGCCACGGGCAAGGCCATGCTGGCCGGGGCGCTGCTGGCCCTGGCGGGCTTTGTCGCCTGGGAGGCCCGGGCCGACGCGCCCCTGCTCGACCTGCGCCTGTTCGCGGGCAACCGGCCCTTCGCCTTTGCCTGCGCCGTGCAGTTCATCAACTACGCCGCCACCTTCGGCATCACCTTCCTCGTGAGCCTGTATTTGCAGATCGCGCGCGGCATGAGCGCGGGCGACGCGGGCCTGGTGCTCATGGCCCAGCCGCTGATGCAGGCCGTGCTCTCGCCCCTGTCGGGCTCGCTGGTGGACCGCGTGCCCCCGCACCGCATCGCCACCCTGGGCATGGGCGCGGGCACCCTGGCCATGGCCCTGGCGGCCCTGCTGGGCCCCGAGGCGCCCCTGCCCCTGGTGGCGGGCGTCCTGCTGCTGTGCGGCGCGGGCACGGCCAGCTTCGCCACGGCCAACATGAGCGTCATCATGGGCAGCGTGGCGCCCACGCACTACGGCGTGGCCTCGGCCATGACCGCCGCCATGCGCACCACGGGCATGACCTTCTGCCTGGTGGTCATCAGCGTGGCCCTGTCCGTGGCCCTGGGGCCCGCCGCCGCCACGGCGGAAAACGCCCCGCAGTTCATGGCCGCCATGCACGCCGTGCTCTGGGGCTTCGCCGCCCTGGGTGCGGGGGGCACGGTGCTGTGTCTCTACGCGCCCCTGCGCCGGGCGGGGCAGGGGCAGGCTCCCCCGGCCCCTCCCAATGATTGA